One window from the genome of Hydra vulgaris chromosome 02, alternate assembly HydraT2T_AEP encodes:
- the LOC136075768 gene encoding uncharacterized protein LOC136075768, whose protein sequence is MPRCYNKKIKPKYNADSLERAIVLVCEKKSTIYHAAKECSVPKETLRRRIKQQEFNANKREGRKNVLSDNDETMIVAAAQYCQRYGLPLDSLDICNLVGQFCTTMRMKTPFKNGIPGKDWIISFKKRHVDKLRLRKPEILTFSRAKSLTHEVVDKFFTILSDVIHNNNIVPSSIYNLDETGLSTNHLTKRVFVHPKSEDAYELAGSSGKAMYSVLFCVSADGRYLPPFVVFKGEGYLYSKWVENGPPGCAFGATASGWMQDFLFENWYFT, encoded by the coding sequence atgccaagatgttataataaaaaaataaaacccaagTACAATGCTGATAGTTTGGAAAGAGCAATTGTGTTAGTATGTGAGAAAAAAAGTACTATTTATCATGCTGCTAAAGAATGTTCTGTTCCTAAAGAAACATTGAGACGAAGAATAAAACAACAAGAATTTAATGCAAACAAACGTGAAGGTCGAAAAAATGTGTTGAGTGATAATGATGAAACTATGATTGTAGCTGCAGCGCAGTATTGTCAAAGATATGGTCTTCCATTAGATTCTCTTGACATTTGTAATTTAGTTGGTCAATTTTGCACAACAATGAGGATGAAAACTccttttaaaaatggaattccTGGAAAAGATTGGATAATTTCATTTAAGAAGCGTCATGTTGATAAACTTCGATTACGCAAACCTGAAATACTTACATTTTCAAGAGCTAAAAGTTTAACACATGAAGttgtagataaattttttactattttatctgATGTGATTCATAATAATAACATTGTACCAAGTAGTATATACAATCTTGACGAGACTGGGCTTTCCACAAATCACTTAACGAAGAGAGTATTTGTACATCCAAAAAGCGAAGATGCTTATGAATTGGCTGGTTCTTCTGGTAAAGCTATGTACTCTGTGCTGTTCTGCGTGTCTGCAGATGGAAGATATCTTCCaccatttgttgtttttaagggAGAAGGCTATCTGTATTCTAAATGGGTAGAAAATGGACCACCAGGATGTGCTTTTGGGGCAACAGCAAGTGGATGGATGCAAGACTTTCTATTTGAAAACTGGTATTTTActtga